The Longimicrobiaceae bacterium sequence CCCTGGCCGACCACCTCTACGGCGGCGAGCGCAACCTCGTCACCGTCAACATGTCCGAGTACCAGGAGGCGCACACCGTCTCCGCCCTCAAGGGCGCGCCTCCCGGCTACGTGGGCTACGGGCGCGGCGGAATCCTCACCGAGGCGGTGCGGCGGCGGCCCTACTCCGTGGTCCTCCTGGACGAGGTGGAGAAGGCCCACCCGGACGTGATGGAGCTCTTCTACCAGGTGTTCGACAAGGGGAAGCTGGAGGACGGCGAGGGGGTCGCCGTGGACTTCAGGAACACGCTGATCCTCCTCACCTCCAACCTCGGCTCCGACGCCATCCTGGACGCCTGCCGGGACGGCCGCCCGGACCCGGAGGCGCTCGTGGAGCGGATCCGCCCCGAGCTGCTGCGCACCTTCCGCCCCGCGCTCCTGGGGCGGATGACCGTGGTCCCGTACTTCCCGCTGGGCGAAGCCGAGATCCGCGAGATCGTGGAGCTGAAGCTGGCCGAGGTGCAGCGCCGCTTCTGGGAGAACCACGGCGCCGAGCTGACCTACGACGACGCCGTGGCGGCGGCGGTCGCCGGGAGCTGCACCGTGGCGGAGAGCGGCGCCCGCACCGTGGACCACATCGTCTCGCACACCGTGCTCCCGGAGCTTTCCGCGCGGGTGCTGGAGCGGATGTCGCGCGGGGAGCCCGTCGCCGCCGTGCACCTGTCGCTGGACCCCGTCGGCGGGTTCGCCTACCACGTCGCCGAGGGGGCGCTCGTCTGATGCCGATCGCGCAGACCGCCCTCCCGCTCACCGTGGCCTCCCCGCTGGGGGAGAACGTCGTGGTCGTCCGCGACTTCCACGGCGAGGAGCGTATCTCCGGGCTGTTCCACTACTCGCTGAGTATGGTGTCGGAGGACGCGGGGCTCGCCTTCGACGACGTGGTGGGACAGGGGATGACGGTGTCGCTGGCGATGGCGGACGGGTCGCAGCGCCACTTCCACGGGATCGTCACCCGCTTCGCGCAGGGCGGCGGCTACCACCGGACCACCGTCTACCACGCCGAGCTGCGCCCCTGGCTCTGGCTCCTGACCCTGACCGCCGACTGCCGGATCTTCCAGAGCCAGACGGTCCCGCAGATCGTGGAGGCGCTCTTCGGCGAGCTGGGGTTCACGGACTACCGCAACGCGCTGACCGGCACCTACGCCGCCCGCGACTACTGCGTGCAGTACCGGGAAACGGCGTTCGCCTTCGTGTCGCGGCTCCTGGAGGAGGAGGGGATCTTCTACTTCTTCGAGCACGCGGAGGGGGCGCACACGCTGGTGCTGGCGGACGACGCCGACGCCCACGCCCCGTGCCCCGGGCTCGCCGCCGCGAAGTTCCGGCAGACCGCCACCCTGGCGGAGATGGAGGACGTGGTCACCCGCTGCACGCTGGAGCGCCAGGTCACCACGGGGAAGGTCGCGCTGGACGACTTCAACTTCGAGACCCCCGCCACCGACCTGGTGGTCACCGTGGAGGGGAGCGCCGGGGAGCTGCGCGTCTACGATTACCCGGGCGGCTTCGCGCAGACCTCCGACGGCGAGCGCATCGCCAAGCTCCGCATCGAGGCGTGCGAGGTGCCCGCGAACACCCTCCGCGGCGACAGCTTCTGCCGCGCCTTCACCGCCGGATACAGCTTCGACCTGGAGGGGCACGAGCGCGAGGACGCCAACACCACCTACGTCCTCCGCTCCGTCTCCGTCTCCGCGAACCAGGAGGTCTACACCAACTCGTTCGAGGCCTTCCCCGCGGACGTCCCCTTCCGCCCGGCGCGCGGCACCCCCAGGCCGACCATCGCCGGGGCGCAGACCGCGGTGGTGGTGGGGAAGAGCGGGGAGGAGATCTGGACCGACTCCTTCGGGCGCGTGAAGGTGCAGTTCCACTGGGACCAGAAGGGGCAGGCCGACGAGAACTCCTCCTGCTGGGTCCGCGTGGCGCAGGGGTGGGCGGGGCAGGGGTGGGGGAGCTTCTTCCTCCCCCGCATCGGCCAGGAGGTGGTGGTCTCCTTCCTGGAGGGCGACCCGGACCGGCCCCTGGTGACCGGGTGCGTCTACAACGCGCAGACGACCGTCCCCTACACCCTCCCCGACCACCAGACCCGGAGCACCCTCAAGGGGAAGTCGTCCAAGGCGGGCGAGGAGTCCAACGAGCTGCGCTTCGAGGACAAGAAGGACTCGGAGGAGGTGTACCTCCGCGCCGCCAAGGACCTGGTCGTCTCCGTGAAGAACGCCCGCACCACGACCGTGGAGGAGGCGGACGACACGCTCACGGTGAGCAAGGGGAAGCGCTCCGTCACGGTGAGCGAGGGCGACGAGGAGCTCCTCGTCTCCAAGGGGAAGCGGACCGTCACCGTCACCGAGGGCGACGAGGCGCACACCGTTACCCAGGGAAAGCGCGACGTAAAGGTGGGGGGCGACGAGACGCACAGGAACGACGCCGCCTTCACCCACGAGACCGGGGGGAACTACACCCTCAAGGTCACCGGCGACCTGGTGATCGAGGCCACCGGGGCCATCACCCTCAAGTCCGGCGGCGCGCTCGCCATCGAGTCCGGCGCCGACCTTTCGCTGGAGGCCGCCACGGCGCTCAAGGCCAAGGCGGGGACGGAGCTGAGCAACGAGGCCGGCACCTCGCTCAAGAACAAGGCCGGGCTGGACCTGACCATCGAGGGGCTGAGCATCAAGGAGAAGGCCTCCACCACCGTCGCGATCGAGGCGGGCGCCACCTTCGAGGTGAAGGGGAGCGCCATGGGCACGCTGGACGGCGGCGGGATGCTCAACGTCAAGGGCGGCCTGGTGAAGATCAACTGATGGACGGGGTCGTCGAGCACACCGTCCGCGACGAGGAGGGGCGCGTTCTCCAGGTCGCCGGGTTGAAGGACGGGAAGCCGGAGGGCGAGACCGTCGTCTACGGCCCCTCCGGCGAGGTCCGCTCCCGCGCCGCCTTCCACGAGGGGAAGCTGCACGGCACGGTGGTCACCTACGACGACTCCGGCGGCGAGCTGCTCCGGGCCGGCTACCGCGGCGGCGAGCGCGACGGCGACTCCGTGGTCCTGGCCGACGGCCGCGTGCAGATGGTGATGCGCTACGCGCGCGGCGTGCTGGAGGGGGAGACGCTGGCGTACCACCCCGGCGGCGAGGTCTCCGCCCGGCTCCCCTACGCGGGCGGGAAGCTGAACGGCGAGGCGGAGTGGTACGACGCCGCGGGGCGGATCCTCCGCCGCACGGCGTACCTGGACGACCGGCCCGAGGGCCCCTCGCGCGAGTTCTTCCCCAGCGGCCGGGTGCGCGAGGCGTCGTTCCACCGCGCCGGGCTCCTGGACGGCGAGGTCGTCACCTACGCCGAGGACGGCGAGGTGGTGGAGACGCGGCGCTTCCGCGAAGGGAAGCCCGTGGACGAGCCGGCGAAGGGCGGCGGCGCGAAGGGGCGCGCCGCGCTCCTCGCCGCGGCGGTGAAGACCCTCAGGGGAGGGAAGTGACGTGGCGCAGCAGGCGTGCATGGGGGGGATGATGACGTGCAGCTTCGGGGTGGCGCCCAGCTCCCTGGTGGTGCTCCCCGCCAACCGGGTGCTGGCCGGCGGCCCCCCGGCCGCCACCATCATGGACCACGCCCCCATCGTCAACGTGCCGCCCTTCGGGATGTGCCAGTCCGTGTCGAACCCCACCGTGGCCGCGGCCACCGCGGCGGCCATGGGGGCGCTCACCCCCATGCCCTGCGTGCCGGTGACCCCCGCGCCCTGGATCGTCGGGGCGCCGACGGTGCTGATCGGGAACATGCCCGCGCTGAACTCCACCTCCAAGCTGATGTGCGCCTGGGGCGGGGTGATCCAGCTCACCTACGCCGGCCAGGCCACGGTGCAGGTCCCGTGAGCCCTCCTCGCCCCTCCCGCCCAGGAGACCGCGCGCGATGAGCCGCTACGCCTTCTCGCTCGACCGTCCGACGCTGGTGAGCACCGTGGCGGGGCTCTGCGCCGTCGGCGCGCTCCTCTTCTTCTCCGGCGTGCTGGTGGGGGTGAGCAGCCAGCTCCCGCCGGAGCTCCCCGCCCCCGCCCGGGACCCCGGCGCCCTTGCCGCGGCCAAGGGTCCGGCCGCCGCCGATGCGGTCCCGGCGGAGAGCGCTCCCCCCGAAGAGGACGGCGTCGGCGGCCCCGGCGACGACGGGGCGCCGTACGCGGTGCAGGTGGGCGACTTCCCGCGCGAGGAGCCCGCGCTGGAGATGCTGGAGCGGCTGGGGCGGCGCGGCTACGAGGGGTACCTGGTGACCGGGTACGACGACGAATGGCGCCTCCGGGTGCAGGTGCGCTTCGGCGCCTACGAGGAGGCCGACGAGGCCCGCCTGGCGGCGGAGGAGACGGAGGCGCGGGAGGGGTGGGAGACGCGCGTCGTCCCGGCCGAGGAGCTGGCCCCGTGAGGCGGCGCGCCTTCCGGGCCCGGGGCCTCCTCCTGGCGCTCTGCGCGGCGGCGCTCGCCGCCGGGGGGTGCCGCTCCGCGGTGAAGACCTCCGGCTACGCCGTGTACGCGGACCCGCGGGCCAACGACGCCAGCCCCGTCCCGGTGGAGCTGGTGGTGGCCTACGACGAGGAGCTGGTCAAGGTCCTCGCCGGGCTCACGGCGCGCGACTGGTACCGCCAGCGCGCCCAGCTCCGGCAGGACAACCCGCGGGGGCTGCAGACCGTCGCCTGGGAGTTCGTCCCCGGGCAGAGCGTCCCGCTGCAGCCGCTCCGCTACCCGCGGAAGCGGGCGAAGGGCGCCTTCCTCTTCGCCGACTACTACACCCCCGGCGACCACCGCGTCCGGGTGGACCCGTTCCGGAGGATCCTCCTCCGGCTGGGAGAGCAGGGCTTCACCGTCGAGCAGACCTGAGCGGCACCGCCGCGCGCACCCCATGACCAACGCCCACAACATCCCGGACGCCATCGAGTGGCACGAGGGGATGCTCCTCGCCCCGCAGCACTTCCAGCTCGCCGCGCAGCGGCAGGAGGAGCTGCTGCACTACCACCTCGCGGCCGCCGCGCCCTTCCACTGGGGCGTCCGCCACCTGGAGTACGACCCGGGCCTCCTGGTGACCGGCACCTTCCGCGTGCTGGAGCTGGAGGCGGTGATGCCGGACGGGCTCCTGGTGAGCTACGCGGGCGACCCGGAGCACACGCTGGAGGCAAGACTCGCCGAGCACGCCGAGGACGCGCGGAACGGTCCGCTCACCGTGCGCCTGGCCGTGCCGGCGCGGCGGCGCCCCAGCGAGCCCTTCGCCGGGAGCCTCCCCCGCTACCGCTCGGTGGCGGGGCGGGAGGTGATGGACGAGAACACCGGGGAGGGGCCGCTGGAGGTCCCCTTCCGGCGCCCCGCTCCGTCCCTGCTGGTGTCCCCCACGGCGCCGGACCGGCGCACGACGCCGCACAGGTACGTGAGCTTCCCCCTCGCCCGGGTGGCCCTGGTGGGTGAGACCTTCGCGCCGGTCCAGGACTTCGTCCCCCCCACGCTGCAGGTGGGCGTCGGGTCGCCGATGGGCGCGCTGGCCGGGGGAGTGGTGAAGCGGGTCCGCGAGAAGGCGGTCTTCCTCTCGGAGAAGGTCCGCGCCGCGACCGCGGTGGGGAAGGGCGGCTCGGTGGCCGAGCTGCAGGGGATGGTGCAGAGCCTCTCCGCCGAGCTCCCCCGCCTGGAGGCCATGCTGGGGGCGGGCGTCTCCCACCCGTACACGCTGTACCTGGCCCTCTGCTCGCTGGCT is a genomic window containing:
- the tssI gene encoding type VI secretion system tip protein TssI/VgrG encodes the protein MPIAQTALPLTVASPLGENVVVVRDFHGEERISGLFHYSLSMVSEDAGLAFDDVVGQGMTVSLAMADGSQRHFHGIVTRFAQGGGYHRTTVYHAELRPWLWLLTLTADCRIFQSQTVPQIVEALFGELGFTDYRNALTGTYAARDYCVQYRETAFAFVSRLLEEEGIFYFFEHAEGAHTLVLADDADAHAPCPGLAAAKFRQTATLAEMEDVVTRCTLERQVTTGKVALDDFNFETPATDLVVTVEGSAGELRVYDYPGGFAQTSDGERIAKLRIEACEVPANTLRGDSFCRAFTAGYSFDLEGHEREDANTTYVLRSVSVSANQEVYTNSFEAFPADVPFRPARGTPRPTIAGAQTAVVVGKSGEEIWTDSFGRVKVQFHWDQKGQADENSSCWVRVAQGWAGQGWGSFFLPRIGQEVVVSFLEGDPDRPLVTGCVYNAQTTVPYTLPDHQTRSTLKGKSSKAGEESNELRFEDKKDSEEVYLRAAKDLVVSVKNARTTTVEEADDTLTVSKGKRSVTVSEGDEELLVSKGKRTVTVTEGDEAHTVTQGKRDVKVGGDETHRNDAAFTHETGGNYTLKVTGDLVIEATGAITLKSGGALAIESGADLSLEAATALKAKAGTELSNEAGTSLKNKAGLDLTIEGLSIKEKASTTVAIEAGATFEVKGSAMGTLDGGGMLNVKGGLVKIN
- a CDS encoding DUF4280 domain-containing protein, coding for MAQQACMGGMMTCSFGVAPSSLVVLPANRVLAGGPPAATIMDHAPIVNVPPFGMCQSVSNPTVAAATAAAMGALTPMPCVPVTPAPWIVGAPTVLIGNMPALNSTSKLMCAWGGVIQLTYAGQATVQVP
- a CDS encoding SPOR domain-containing protein; the encoded protein is MSRYAFSLDRPTLVSTVAGLCAVGALLFFSGVLVGVSSQLPPELPAPARDPGALAAAKGPAAADAVPAESAPPEEDGVGGPGDDGAPYAVQVGDFPREEPALEMLERLGRRGYEGYLVTGYDDEWRLRVQVRFGAYEEADEARLAAEETEAREGWETRVVPAEELAP
- the tssK gene encoding type VI secretion system baseplate subunit TssK, with translation MTNAHNIPDAIEWHEGMLLAPQHFQLAAQRQEELLHYHLAAAAPFHWGVRHLEYDPGLLVTGTFRVLELEAVMPDGLLVSYAGDPEHTLEARLAEHAEDARNGPLTVRLAVPARRRPSEPFAGSLPRYRSVAGREVMDENTGEGPLEVPFRRPAPSLLVSPTAPDRRTTPHRYVSFPLARVALVGETFAPVQDFVPPTLQVGVGSPMGALAGGVVKRVREKAVFLSEKVRAATAVGKGGSVAELQGMVQSLSAELPRLEAMLGAGVSHPYTLYLALCSLAGRLAAVRPAEVPPLFAPYDHDDPRASFAPVVAFCTRMLDGVQEAFRATAFLFEEGSFNLALRPEWKARTLVVGVTGQTGMTEAEVVAWFDEARIGSRSRMPSLRERRILGAARKRIDTFGELELIGGKGTVLFAVAAEPEFIEPGEILQVAHPAERTGRARPRDIVLYNRTQV